In the Petrotoga sibirica DSM 13575 genome, one interval contains:
- a CDS encoding methyltransferase translates to MKVDEVIKKVNNDLKPKEKEIKKTPSFEHYYSENPTSELTVKELVLNLRNGHKYLFKAPSGVYGKKRIDRASILLIEKVQLTNEKVLDMGCGYGAIGISLKREFPDIDLYMSDINNRAVDFSKINAKNNNVNAVIKQGNLFKPWEGEYFDVIVTNPPIVAGKEVLHELIEESYLHLNENGRIYLVAYHNKGGKSLEDYMKQIFGNVKELEKSGGFRVYLSIKRV, encoded by the coding sequence AGAAAAAGAAATTAAAAAAACTCCTTCTTTTGAGCATTACTACAGCGAAAATCCAACGTCAGAATTAACTGTAAAGGAGTTAGTTTTAAATTTGAGAAATGGGCATAAGTATCTATTTAAAGCCCCATCTGGAGTATATGGAAAGAAAAGGATTGATAGAGCAAGCATTTTATTGATTGAAAAAGTTCAACTAACAAATGAAAAAGTTTTAGACATGGGATGCGGATATGGTGCAATTGGTATATCCTTAAAAAGAGAGTTTCCTGACATTGATCTGTACATGAGTGACATAAACAACAGAGCCGTTGATTTTTCTAAAATAAACGCCAAAAACAACAATGTGAACGCTGTTATCAAACAAGGAAATCTATTCAAACCATGGGAAGGTGAATACTTCGATGTTATTGTCACTAACCCTCCAATAGTTGCAGGTAAAGAAGTATTACATGAACTAATCGAAGAATCATATCTTCACTTAAATGAGAATGGAAGGATATATTTAGTGGCTTACCACAATAAAGGCGGAAAAAGCCTAGAAGATTATATGAAACAAATTTTTGGTAATGTAAAAGAGTTAGAAAAATCCGGTGGTTTTAGAGTTTATCTTTCGATAAAGAGGGTCTAA